A genomic segment from Pseudosulfitobacter sp. DSM 107133 encodes:
- a CDS encoding hemin uptake protein HemP encodes MYHTADHGSGNRTLTVSTKPQVTDTVPSHDARVLTDGADQARIVLDGQVYTLRITRAGKLILTK; translated from the coding sequence ATGTATCACACGGCGGACCACGGTTCTGGCAACAGGACACTGACAGTCTCCACCAAGCCGCAGGTCACCGACACCGTGCCTTCGCATGACGCGCGCGTGCTGACCGATGGGGCCGATCAGGCGCGCATTGTGCTGGACGGTCAGGTCTACACCCTGCGCATCACCCGCGCGGGCAAGCTGATCCTGACGAAATGA
- a CDS encoding TonB family protein: MIRRSWKVAALFLGCSVAAHAAFLGLTAREETAQIEGGAQATVAALGNSFADMAAGVMTPDAVEVVQEMPEPPAQQAEPVQQTPAAPVETPPLKAESSLAVPLSPEPATPLHAQETPQVTQPVTPAVQEPLPDQAATQVSRRPALRPKSVEAMAPKPAPAPKASPPKPPPKGNARTAARAGSAEGQATAQAKAASLRKAAKAAKGANAAASNYPGQVMARIERQRRPRTSSRGSATIAFSVAGNGALASARLAASSGSAQLDQAALELVRRASPFPPPPAGAQRSFSIRIKGR, encoded by the coding sequence ATGATCCGCCGTTCGTGGAAAGTCGCTGCGCTGTTCCTGGGCTGCTCGGTTGCGGCCCATGCCGCGTTTCTGGGTCTCACGGCCAGGGAAGAGACCGCTCAGATCGAAGGCGGCGCGCAGGCCACGGTAGCCGCCTTGGGCAACAGTTTTGCGGATATGGCGGCTGGGGTCATGACCCCCGATGCGGTGGAGGTTGTGCAAGAGATGCCCGAACCGCCCGCCCAGCAGGCAGAACCGGTGCAACAGACACCGGCCGCGCCGGTCGAGACCCCGCCGCTGAAGGCTGAAAGCAGTCTTGCGGTTCCGCTGTCCCCCGAACCTGCTACACCGCTGCACGCCCAGGAGACGCCGCAAGTAACGCAGCCTGTGACACCGGCTGTGCAGGAACCCTTGCCGGATCAGGCTGCGACACAAGTTTCGCGCCGCCCCGCCTTGCGGCCCAAATCGGTCGAGGCGATGGCCCCGAAACCGGCCCCCGCACCCAAAGCGTCACCGCCCAAGCCGCCGCCCAAGGGCAATGCCAGAACTGCCGCGAGGGCAGGCAGCGCCGAGGGGCAGGCCACGGCACAGGCCAAGGCCGCGTCGCTGCGCAAGGCGGCCAAGGCGGCAAAGGGGGCCAATGCTGCTGCCAGCAATTACCCCGGTCAGGTGATGGCCCGTATTGAACGTCAAAGACGCCCGCGCACCAGCAGCCGTGGATCGGCGACGATTGCCTTTAGCGTGGCGGGCAATGGCGCGCTGGCCTCGGCCCGTCTTGCGGCCAGTTCCGGTTCGGCACAGCTGGATCAGGCGGCGCTGGAACTGGTCCGCCGCGCCAGCCCGTTCCCGCCGCCCCCCGCCGGTGCGCAGCGCAGCTTTTCGATCCGTATCAAGGGGCGCTGA
- a CDS encoding biopolymer transporter ExbD, with product MRAPRKTSEREPTIALINVVFLMLVFFMVAGTLAAPLDPDLKLVETADLQSEAPADALVIGADGTLTHRGQPVGVAAFMVAVPAVLETARMIPDRAAPAHTVIETARALRAAGVARVVIVTEKALQ from the coding sequence ATGAGAGCTCCGCGCAAGACATCCGAACGGGAACCGACGATCGCGCTGATCAACGTGGTCTTTCTGATGCTGGTGTTCTTCATGGTGGCGGGCACCTTGGCCGCCCCGCTGGACCCTGATCTGAAGCTGGTGGAAACTGCGGATCTTCAGAGCGAGGCGCCCGCGGATGCGCTTGTGATCGGGGCGGATGGCACGTTGACCCATCGCGGCCAGCCGGTGGGTGTGGCTGCGTTTATGGTCGCGGTGCCTGCGGTCCTTGAAACGGCGCGCATGATCCCCGACCGCGCGGCACCTGCGCACACTGTGATTGAAACCGCGCGCGCGCTGCGGGCCGCAGGGGTGGCGCGTGTTGTCATCGTGACCGAGAAAGCTTTGCAATGA
- a CDS encoding biopolymer transporter ExbD, with protein sequence MPLRATRKRRRLSMTSLIDVIFLLLLFFMLSSTFSKFAEVEVQAASGGAAALGDQALAFLRATPAGLTLNGAALGVEELPVRLRDLQAGKPLVLLVNLSAEVDAQAMTDILVAVRGIPDLAVNVMGAS encoded by the coding sequence ATGCCGCTTAGGGCGACACGCAAACGGCGCAGGTTGTCGATGACGTCGTTGATCGACGTCATTTTTCTGTTGCTGCTGTTCTTCATGCTGTCCTCGACGTTTTCCAAATTCGCCGAGGTCGAAGTGCAGGCCGCTTCGGGTGGGGCGGCGGCCTTGGGCGATCAGGCGCTGGCGTTTCTGCGGGCCACGCCGGCGGGTTTAACGCTGAACGGCGCGGCGCTGGGCGTTGAGGAATTGCCGGTGCGTTTGCGTGACCTTCAGGCGGGCAAGCCCCTGGTCTTGCTGGTAAACCTGAGTGCCGAGGTAGACGCGCAGGCGATGACCGATATTCTGGTTGCGGTGCGCGGCATTCCCGATCTGGCCGTCAACGTGATGGGGGCCTCATGA
- a CDS encoding MotA/TolQ/ExbB proton channel family protein yields the protein MFDLSRLQGLYDLGGPVVAVLVGVSVLTFAVVLYKLWQFRAARVGQHAAIRHALMHWDAGARDAAQRDLDSSRSYLAPVVARAMSAPAGPDRAARLYAEAESRFLALERGFRSLDSVAQLAPLMGLFGTVLGMIEAFQALQNAGSSVDPSLLAGGIWVALLTTAVGLAVAMPTSIVLSWFEARMTGERVFAEQALTTILAPAEDAVKQVRDAA from the coding sequence ATGTTTGATCTGTCACGGCTTCAGGGTCTTTACGATCTGGGCGGCCCCGTGGTCGCTGTTCTGGTGGGGGTTTCGGTTCTGACCTTTGCGGTTGTTCTGTACAAACTCTGGCAATTCCGCGCCGCGCGGGTGGGGCAGCACGCCGCGATCCGCCATGCGCTGATGCATTGGGACGCGGGGGCGCGCGACGCCGCCCAGCGTGATCTGGACAGCTCGCGCAGCTATCTGGCCCCCGTGGTGGCGCGCGCCATGTCGGCCCCTGCTGGACCAGACCGCGCCGCGCGACTGTACGCCGAGGCCGAAAGCCGGTTTCTGGCGCTGGAACGCGGTTTTCGATCGTTGGACAGTGTTGCGCAACTGGCGCCGCTGATGGGACTGTTCGGCACCGTTCTGGGCATGATCGAAGCCTTTCAGGCTTTGCAGAACGCGGGTTCGTCTGTTGATCCGTCGCTGTTGGCGGGGGGCATTTGGGTGGCCTTGCTGACCACGGCGGTGGGGCTGGCCGTGGCCATGCCGACGTCGATTGTGTTGTCCTGGTTCGAGGCGCGCATGACTGGCGAACGGGTCTTTGCCGAACAGGCGCTGACCACCATTCTTGCACCCGCCGAAGACGCGGTGAAACAGGTGCGTGATGCCGCTTAG